A genomic stretch from Dermochelys coriacea isolate rDerCor1 chromosome 24, rDerCor1.pri.v4, whole genome shotgun sequence includes:
- the KCNJ9 gene encoding G protein-activated inward rectifier potassium channel 3, whose translation MAKENSGFSTIPETPVSEAKPPLCSRPSKASVRLRRDNEREKAEKKKRRQRYVEKGGKCNVQHGNVRETYRYLTDIFTTLVDLKWRFSLLVFTLAYAITWLFFGLIWWFIAYCRGDLDHLEDHTWTPCVNNLNGFVSAFLFSIETETTIGYGHRVITDKCPEGIILLLLQAILGSMVNAFMVGCMFVKISQPNKRAETLVFSSHAVVSLRDDRLCLMFRVGDLRSSHIVEASIRAKLIKSKQTQEGEFIPLNQTDINVGFETGDDRLFLVSPLIISHEINEHSPFWEVSREQLAKDEFEIVVILEGMVEATGMTCQARSSYLMDEVLWGHRFMSVLSLEDGFYEVDYNSFHQTFEVPTPSCSAKELAEATARMDAHLYWSISSRLDEKVEEGTEKEAADKERNGSLANSETVQINERGPLREGAGGGFL comes from the exons ATGGCGAAGGAGAACTCTGGCTTCTCCACCATCCCCGAGACTCCGGTAAGTGAGGCaaagcccccactctgctcccgcCCGTCCAAGGCCTCAGTGCGGCTCCGCAGGGATAACGAGCGGGAGAAGGCCGAGAAGAAGAAAAGGCGCCAGCGGTACGTGGAGAAGGGCGGCAAGTGCAACGTGCAGCACGGCAACGTGCGGGAGACCTACCGCTACCTCACGGACATCTTCACCACCCTGGTGGACCTCAAGTGGCGCTTCAGCTTGTTGGTCTTCACCCTGGCCTACGCCATCACCTGGCTCTTCTTTGGCCTCATCTGGTGGTTCATTGCCTATTGCCGGGGCGACCTGGACCACCTGGAGGACCACACCTGGACGCCATGTGTCAACAACCTCAATGGGTTCGTCTCGGCCTTCCTCTTCTCCATCGAGACGGAGACCACCATTGGCTATGGTCACCGGGTTATTACAGACAAGTGTCCTGAAGGCATCATCCTCTTGTTGCTGCAGGCCATCCTGGGCTCCATGGTCAATGCATTCATGGTGGGCTGCATGTTCGTCAAGATCTCCCAGCCCAACAAGCGGGCTGAGACCCTCGTCTTCTCCTCCCATGCCGTGGTCTCGCTGCGCGACGACCGCCTGTGCCTCATGTTCCGGGTTGGGGACCTGCGCAGCTCCCACATTGTGGAGGCCTCCATCCGGGCCAAACTGATCAAGTCCaagcagacccaggagggggagtTTATCCCCCTCAACCAGACGGACATCAACGTGGGCTTCGAGACGGGCGACGACCGTCTCTTCCTGGTCTCGCCCCTCATCATCAGCCACGAGATCAATGAGCACAGCCCCTTCTGGGAGGTCTCCAGGGAGCAGCTGGCGAAGGACGAGTTTGAGATTGTCGTCATTTTGGAAGGGATGGTGGAGGCCACAG GGATGACCTGCCAGGCCCGGAGCTCCTACCTGATGGACGAGGTGCTGTGGGGACATCGCTTCATGTCAGTGCTGAGCTTGGAGGATGGCTTTTACGAGGTGGACTACAACAGCTTTCACCAGACCTTTGAGGTGCCCACGCCCAGCTGCAGCGCCAAGGAACTGGCCGAGGCCACGGCCCGCATGGACGCCCACCTCTACTGGTCCATCTCCAGCCGGCTGGACGAGAAGGTGGAGGAAGGGACAGAGAAAGAAGCAGCGGATAAGGAGAGGAACGGCAGCCTGGCCAATTCGGAGA CTGTACAGATAAATGAACGAGGCCCGCTCCGcgaaggagcaggaggagggttTTTATAG